TCTAATCAATCGTTTAGTGTTTGTTTATCTATCCATGCCAAATATGCAGCGCTTCCCTTTTCCACATCTACAAACAAGATTTCCGGCGTATCATATGGATGGATTTCCAAGAGTTTCTTCTCCAGTTCAGGATATAATTCTTTTCTGGTTTTGAACAACACTAAATCCTCATCTTCATGGTAAAGTTCGCCTTTCCATGTATAATGACTTTTAATCTTAATTTCCTGAATGCATGCCGCCAGTTTACAACTTATTATTTCATCTATTACAGGCTTTGCCTGCTGCTCATTTGCAAATGTTGTTAAAACTATTCCATATTTGCCCATCATTATACCTCCTGATATTTATTATAATGCATCACAAAAATGCCGGCCTGTTGAATTTAGCAGCAGCTTTGTATAGATAAATATTAATACAAAAATATAAAAAATAAAATACAGTTGCCAATGACATATTTAAGCTACTTAAAGAATATTGCTTGTTAAGCTGAAGC
Above is a window of Clostridiaceae bacterium DNA encoding:
- a CDS encoding divalent-cation tolerance protein CutA, which encodes MMGKYGIVLTTFANEQQAKPVIDEIISCKLAACIQEIKIKSHYTWKGELYHEDEDLVLFKTRKELYPELEKKLLEIHPYDTPEILFVDVEKGSAAYLAWIDKQTLND